The genomic DNA GCCGGCAGGCATGAGAAGGCGGCGGGGGTCTATGTTAATGACGGTGTTTTGAAGAGAGATGCCCCGATCAGAGTGATACGCAACAAGCAGTTAGTCCACCAGTCCAAAATCGCCAGCCTGAGGCGGTTCAAGGATGATGTCAGAGAGGTGGCTGCCGGTATTGAGTGTGGCGTTGTTGTGGATGGATTTACCCAGTTTGAAACAGGTGACATAATCGAGGCCTATCGCAAGGGGAAGGTGGATGAGTCGGCGCACTGAGCGGCTGAATCACTTCATTCGCGATGAAATCACCCAGTTACTGCAACGCGAAATCAAGGACCCCAGGCTTGCGGTCTTTGTTACGGTGACCCGCGTCTCGATCTCTCCTGATTTACGCCATGTCAAGGTGTTTGTCAGTATTCTGGGAACTGAGAGTGAGAAAACAGAAGCCATGAAGGCTTTGGGTACTGCCTCAGGTTTCCTCCGCAGGGAGCTGGGCCCGCGGCTCAGATTGCGAAATAGCCCCGAATTGAGCTTTTGCTACGATGATTCTATAGAGCAGGCAAGTAAGGTTTTCCAGCTAATGAGCCAGTTAGCTACTGAAGAAGCTGGAGGACAGGAACC from Chloroflexota bacterium includes the following:
- the rbfA gene encoding 30S ribosome-binding factor RbfA, with the protein product MSRRTERLNHFIRDEITQLLQREIKDPRLAVFVTVTRVSISPDLRHVKVFVSILGTESEKTEAMKALGTASGFLRRELGPRLRLRNSPELSFCYDDSIEQASKVFQLMSQLATEEAGGQEPGEH